The genomic region gaaaaacAAAGATGACATTGATATTTACAACTCTATGCTTCATCATTTTAGTTTGGACCACCATTGCCTTTTATTTGGTTGAAGGCTATGGGTCTAGTCGAAATGCAGATCTCGTCCTTGAGGTATAATTTTCATATCtttcatagcaaattttatacgcccttatttttaatgaataatttgtagtgaaattaatttatgttttcagACTATTCACGGAGATATTTATGATTGTGTGGATGTTTATAAACAACCAACTCTTTTGCACCCGATGCCGCACAAAGAAAGAATCAAGGTGAAAGATTTATACTCATACAActtaacttattttttcttcttttcttttaacaaacaaaagCTGATAAAACACAATTCTGCTGTTTGCAACGTTTTGTATTTTTATCAAAGGTGGAATCAAGTTTTGAAACTTATGAATTTCTGAATTttgatataaataatttatacatttcttaacaatttgaaaagaaaaatctaaTACTAGTAATTGACATAAGATGTCTTCCCAAAATGTTACTAATTTATAGATCCACACAAGTTATCTTATTATAGGGTTCGGTTAGCCCCAATCTATTTCTTTACAAGATGTAgttaattcataattaaaatcaGATTCTTAATAAACTAGCATTTGACTATTTCATATAAACATCCAATTAATTAGTGAATCGAAGAATTTTGTTGAGAATGTTtaagatttaatatataattaagtataaacttaaagtttatatataatatatgtagtgtaactttttgagaaaaatgtttAACCGATCACTCTTTGATTAACTCTTATCATTGTCATTAAAATATAACCCTTACATGCATTTATTTTCagtaatattttatgtttacttgaatataattttacttgtattttctttgaaattcatcatttttttctgCACGTATGGGGATTTTCGAAACAATAGATGACAATTGCTAAGGAGCTAGAAAAACAAAGATCAGTCAAAGCCAAGCGATTgcaaaaagatgaaaatatttattttaaggcaGAAGAGTTGTGGTTGAATAAAAAAGGTTGTCCGATTGGAACGGTCCCTATTCGACGATTGACACAAGAACAACTCCAAAATGCCAAAGATGCCTCCTTAAGCATGACAAATAAATTCCTTGCTGAAGATATCATCGATGTAACTACttctttaattattaaaatttatcattaatactcaacaaattcaatttcaaatagttattctaattaatttaatgtaaTACTATACTTCAGTTTGCAGGAATTAGTATAAATGCATCTCcagaaataaaaagttttacaaGTGCCACAGCCACTGTTACTTTGTATAATCTACACGTAAATGGACTTGGCCAATATAGTTCTGCAACAGTATTTCATCAAAGTGCAGATAATGCGAAAAATTTCGAGCAAATACAAGCCGGATGGATTGTAAgtttttatatcaaattaatgattTGAACCTATTAAGTATTTTTTGACGATTCGATTTCCTAAAGTTATGATGTTTGTTTGGTTTAGGTACATCCACAACTATACGGTGATAGCCGGACTCGGTTATACTCCCATTGGACAGTAAGtatattagaaattaattggtatttttataaaagaaataattcaaaAGCATGTAGAATaagtaaatttcattttttttttgagttacaTAGACAGATGGCGGCCAGAAAACAGGATGTTACAATAATATTTGTCCAGGATTTGTTCAACTTGACACTGAAGTACCAATCGATTATGCTTTCCCAAAAATCTCTAGGCCAATGTATGATGACGAAGAATTGCTAATTCAGATCTACAAGGATCAAGGTAATTAAAATTACTTTGAAATATTAATATCAGCAAGTATATATGTAGTTGTTGTAACTCtgatgttatttatttttgcagACTATTATCTTTACATACAATCTATGTTTAGTATTGGATTTTGGCCGGAGACCATGTTCAATGAATTAAGAAATGGATCGCAGGTAGTGCGATATGGAGGACAAACGTTTACACCAGCGGGTCAACAATATAGTCCACCCATGGGAAATGGTAATTTTCAGGATGGCAATCCACACACCACTTGTCATATGCGTCAAGTCCTGTATGGAGTGGGCTATAATACAGAAGTTCAACCTGATGAATCGTTGGTTCAAACTCATCAATCTAGATGTTACCATGAAGGAAGTCAACATAATGCTCATGATGATTACTgggattataattttttgtttggggGTGGTGGTTTTTGCTAAGATGCACCAACTGCTTGTACtgtattgatatataaaacTAAGAAGCTATTATATTATATCTTGCAATtgcaatttcaatttattttgggTGATTCAATACTTGATGTTCCTGTTATTGAAAACatattatttcaattcaaaCTCTTCACTTAATATTTAACTAACAAATGTGGCGAGACGAATGTGATTTTTGCATCCTAAATAAGAGAATTTTTTCAGTTTGAGCTTATGAATAGAGAAATTCTTGACGAAAAACACTTTGTCTTGTAATAGCcgtaaaatttcaagaaatacGAAACAAAGATATTTTTGTGCCTTCATTGCCCATTCACCATGTAATTGTGTCCTCAACTTCACGGAGCCACTTAAAA from Solanum stenotomum isolate F172 unplaced genomic scaffold, ASM1918654v1 scaffold782, whole genome shotgun sequence harbors:
- the LOC125853025 gene encoding uncharacterized protein LOC125853025, producing the protein MTLIFTTLCFIILVWTTIAFYLVEGYGSSRNADLVLETIHGDIYDCVDVYKQPTLLHPMPHKERIKMTIAKELEKQRSVKAKRLQKDENIYFKAEELWLNKKGCPIGTVPIRRLTQEQLQNAKDASLSMTNKFLAEDIIDFAGISINASPEIKSFTSATATVTLYNLHVNGLGQYSSATVFHQSADNAKNFEQIQAGWIVHPQLYGDSRTRLYSHWTTDGGQKTGCYNNICPGFVQLDTEVPIDYAFPKISRPMYDDEELLIQIYKDQDYYLYIQSMFSIGFWPETMFNELRNGSQVVRYGGQTFTPAGQQYSPPMGNGNFQDGNPHTTCHMRQVLYGVGYNTEVQPDESLVQTHQSRCYHEGSQHNAHDDYWDYNFLFGGGGFC